One region of Polynucleobacter sp. SHI8 genomic DNA includes:
- the cysD gene encoding sulfate adenylyltransferase subunit CysD: MTTTNIQNQHLDYLEAESIYIIREVVAQCSRPALLFSGGKDSIVMFHLARKAFWFGGRNIQLPFPLLHVDTGHNYSEVIEFRDEIVKQTNAQLIIAHVEDSIRRGSVKLKNPLDSRNAAQAVTLLEAIEEHEFDALMGGARRDEEKARAKERIFSFRDEFGQWDPKAQRPELWNLYNARTSKGENMRVFPISNWTELDVWQYVAREKLALPSIYYTHQREIVRKGKLLVPVTSLTPKKEADVSEVISVRFRTVGDISCTCPVESEAQNPEDIIAETVIAEVTERGATRMDDQTSEASMERRKKEGYF, from the coding sequence ATGACAACAACCAATATTCAAAATCAACATTTAGATTATTTAGAAGCGGAATCCATTTATATCATTCGTGAAGTGGTTGCCCAGTGTAGTCGTCCTGCATTACTATTTTCTGGGGGTAAAGATTCTATAGTGATGTTTCATTTAGCTAGAAAAGCATTTTGGTTTGGTGGTCGGAATATTCAACTGCCATTTCCACTCTTGCATGTGGATACCGGACATAACTATTCTGAAGTCATTGAGTTTCGCGATGAAATCGTCAAGCAAACTAATGCCCAATTGATTATTGCGCATGTTGAAGATTCGATTCGACGCGGTAGTGTGAAATTAAAGAATCCTCTAGACTCAAGGAATGCTGCGCAGGCAGTAACCTTACTCGAAGCGATTGAAGAACACGAGTTTGACGCTCTCATGGGTGGGGCAAGACGTGATGAAGAAAAAGCACGTGCAAAAGAACGAATTTTTTCATTTCGTGATGAATTTGGTCAATGGGATCCTAAAGCGCAGCGACCCGAGTTATGGAATTTATATAATGCGCGCACATCTAAAGGTGAGAACATGCGTGTCTTTCCGATCTCGAACTGGACAGAGCTCGATGTATGGCAATATGTCGCGCGCGAGAAATTAGCATTGCCATCCATTTACTATACCCATCAACGTGAAATCGTCCGAAAAGGAAAACTCCTTGTTCCTGTTACTTCCTTAACGCCTAAAAAGGAAGCTGATGTGAGTGAGGTGATTTCGGTTCGGTTTAGAACCGTTGGTGATATTAGTTGTACCTGCCCAGTAGAAAGTGAAGCACAAAATCCTGAAGATATTATTGCCGAGACGGTGATTGCTGAAGTGACCGAAAGAGGTGCTACTAGAATGGATGATCAAACCAGCGAAGCGTCGATGGAACGTCGTAAAAAAGAGGGGTATTTCTAA
- a CDS encoding DUF934 domain-containing protein codes for MSKYIEYPKSTEPTIGKNAWVVSKDESLAIESLPEGRVIVSFTYWKEHQASLKAKVDRKEVGIFFTVDDDIVQESEVIQSAMSAWGVIAIDFPIFRDGRGFSTAAILREQFHWEHELRAIGDVLIDQLVQMARVGFDAFVLREDQSLETALIQLKRFPVKMQNDWRSQRTILQGVAA; via the coding sequence ATGTCTAAATATATAGAATATCCAAAGAGTACCGAGCCAACAATTGGCAAAAATGCCTGGGTTGTTTCGAAAGATGAGAGCCTAGCAATTGAATCTTTACCAGAAGGTAGGGTGATTGTTTCTTTTACCTATTGGAAAGAGCATCAAGCATCTTTGAAAGCGAAAGTGGATCGTAAAGAAGTGGGTATATTTTTTACAGTCGATGATGATATTGTTCAAGAAAGTGAAGTGATTCAATCTGCTATGTCAGCATGGGGTGTAATTGCTATTGATTTTCCAATCTTTAGAGATGGTCGAGGATTTAGTACTGCAGCGATATTGCGTGAGCAGTTTCATTGGGAACATGAACTGAGAGCCATTGGTGATGTCTTGATTGACCAATTAGTTCAAATGGCCAGAGTAGGATTTGATGCCTTTGTTCTGCGCGAAGATCAGAGTCTTGAGACAGCCCTCATTCAATTAAAACGATTCCCCGTCAAAATGCAAAACGATTGGCGAAGTCAAAGAACCATCTTACAAGGAGTTGCCGCTTGA
- the cobA gene encoding uroporphyrinogen-III C-methyltransferase: protein MSLILGKVYLIGAGPGAQDLMTLRGAKLLSQAQIVFYDALVDPEMLLLCPQAKLVAVGKRCGKLSTAQKFIDKQLVDAAKKYEHIVRLKGGDPMIFGRADEEIVALQDNGIAFEVVPGITSALAAAASVQSSLTLRGISRSVAFVTLAKADQTTALQEVPNADTLIYYMGRKDGQRIASQLIQAGRSIDTPVVVVESISTAKERKLFLSLRGLQEGLLDEWSNPDAPAILMIGDAFSRVNAQQSLLGDLRHSEVDDRLQNFIALTNSRRSA from the coding sequence ATGAGTCTTATCTTAGGTAAAGTATATTTAATAGGTGCTGGACCAGGCGCTCAGGATTTAATGACACTTCGAGGTGCGAAATTACTTTCTCAAGCACAAATTGTTTTTTATGATGCCTTGGTTGATCCTGAGATGCTTTTGCTTTGTCCACAAGCCAAGTTAGTTGCAGTCGGCAAGCGTTGCGGAAAACTTTCCACAGCGCAAAAATTTATTGATAAACAATTAGTGGATGCAGCAAAAAAATATGAGCATATCGTCCGACTAAAAGGTGGCGATCCCATGATTTTTGGACGAGCGGATGAAGAGATTGTGGCACTACAAGATAACGGTATTGCTTTTGAAGTAGTACCGGGTATTACCAGTGCACTAGCGGCAGCAGCGAGTGTGCAAAGCTCATTAACTTTACGTGGAATTTCCCGAAGTGTTGCATTTGTGACGCTTGCAAAAGCGGATCAAACGACAGCCCTCCAAGAAGTCCCCAATGCTGATACCCTTATTTATTACATGGGACGAAAAGATGGACAGCGTATTGCGAGCCAGCTGATCCAAGCAGGAAGATCGATCGATACTCCCGTTGTCGTTGTTGAGTCCATTAGTACAGCAAAAGAAAGAAAGTTATTTTTGAGCCTGAGAGGTCTCCAGGAAGGTCTTTTAGATGAGTGGTCTAATCCAGATGCGCCAGCAATCTTGATGATAGGCGATGCCTTTTCTAGAGTCAACGCACAACAAAGCTTACTAGGTGATTTGCGCCATAGTGAAGTGGATGATCGATTGCAAAACTTCATCGCTCTCACCAACAGCCGGAGAAGTGCTTAA
- a CDS encoding CysB family HTH-type transcriptional regulator: protein MNIHQFRFVREAVRQNFNLTDAAKALFTSQPGVSKAILELEDELGVDIFRRHGKRIRDLTEPGKKVLICIEKILGEIENLKKIGSEYAATDQGNFVIATTHTQARYSLPQVIAEFRKRFPKVRVSIQQGSPEHLAQLVLTNQADIAIATEGLSDHPQLVSLPGYQWQHAVVVPHGHPLLAKKPLALEDLVEYPIITYDLAFAGRPKINEAFSKKKLHPDVVLEAIDADVIKTYVENGLGVGIVSALAYDAQRDTALEMLPAGHLFGTNTTRIAIKQDAYLRSYTYTFIEIFAPSLNKKLVDQALQNRGQSDEENASYDI from the coding sequence ATGAATATTCATCAGTTTCGCTTTGTCCGTGAGGCTGTTCGCCAGAACTTCAATCTAACCGATGCAGCAAAAGCTCTCTTTACTTCTCAACCAGGGGTTTCAAAGGCCATCTTGGAACTTGAGGATGAACTGGGTGTGGATATTTTTCGTCGGCATGGCAAACGTATTAGAGACCTGACCGAACCTGGCAAAAAAGTCCTCATTTGCATCGAAAAAATCCTCGGGGAAATTGAAAACCTAAAAAAAATTGGTTCAGAGTACGCCGCAACCGATCAGGGTAATTTTGTGATTGCTACAACCCATACTCAGGCAAGATACTCCCTACCGCAGGTCATCGCTGAATTTAGAAAGCGTTTTCCTAAAGTTAGGGTCAGTATCCAACAAGGAAGTCCTGAACATTTGGCGCAGTTAGTGTTAACTAATCAAGCAGATATTGCGATCGCTACTGAGGGTTTATCGGATCATCCTCAACTGGTTTCTTTACCCGGCTATCAATGGCAACATGCCGTAGTAGTTCCCCATGGTCACCCTCTTTTAGCCAAAAAACCTTTAGCGCTGGAAGATTTGGTTGAATACCCCATCATTACCTATGATCTTGCCTTTGCAGGTCGCCCCAAAATTAATGAGGCTTTTTCCAAGAAAAAATTACATCCTGATGTTGTTCTTGAAGCTATCGATGCTGACGTCATTAAAACCTACGTCGAAAATGGTTTGGGGGTTGGCATTGTTTCCGCTCTTGCTTATGATGCCCAGCGTGATACCGCACTTGAAATGCTACCTGCTGGCCATCTATTTGGTACCAATACGACTCGAATTGCAATCAAACAAGATGCATATCTCAGATCATATACCTACACGTTTATTGAGATTTTTGCCCCAAGCCTCAACAAAAAACTAGTTGATCAAGCGTTACAAAATCGTGGACAGTCTGATGAGGAAAATGCGAGTTATGATATTTAG
- the lptG gene encoding LPS export ABC transporter permease LptG has translation MFLLFPKIYEKYLARQIYTNFFFILFALIALFIFFDYLNEVNNLRGNYTNYLAFIHILLKSPSRLVELIPMAGLIGAIYVFAQMASQSEFTILRMAGLNTSKGLWTLFKIGVPIIICTFMLSEWVGPYCDTKAEEMRSNALNEALGNTLKTGTWIKDKLSDPDGDGPKKPGIRFVNVGSIKNRGEISAIRMYEFDENRYLQVIREAQSGSYDERGFWNLSKVTETRVIEQPQKNPLDTQYRSVSTSFALQRLQSEVTPDILAVLLISPERMSIFNLNRFIDHLDDNKQDSKTYQLALWKKLVYPFTILVMLCLALPFGYLHARSGGISLKVFGGIILGMSFILFNTLFSHIGLLGSWPPLMTAILPLGVYLMMAIIALIWVSRK, from the coding sequence ATGTTTTTACTCTTTCCAAAAATCTACGAAAAGTATTTGGCGCGCCAAATCTATACTAATTTCTTTTTTATTTTGTTTGCCTTAATTGCACTCTTTATCTTTTTTGATTACTTGAATGAAGTCAATAATCTGCGTGGCAATTACACGAACTATCTTGCATTTATTCATATTCTATTAAAGTCCCCAAGTCGTTTAGTAGAACTTATTCCCATGGCTGGTTTAATTGGTGCGATTTATGTTTTTGCCCAAATGGCAAGTCAGTCCGAATTTACAATTCTTCGTATGGCAGGTCTCAATACCTCAAAAGGCTTATGGACTCTTTTTAAAATTGGTGTGCCTATCATTATCTGCACCTTTATGTTGAGTGAATGGGTTGGCCCCTATTGCGATACCAAAGCAGAAGAAATGCGCTCAAATGCGTTAAATGAGGCTTTAGGAAATACGCTAAAGACAGGTACTTGGATTAAAGATAAACTATCAGATCCTGATGGTGATGGTCCTAAAAAACCAGGTATTCGGTTTGTCAATGTGGGTAGCATCAAAAATCGTGGAGAAATTTCTGCAATCCGCATGTATGAGTTTGATGAAAATCGTTATCTTCAAGTGATTCGTGAGGCTCAATCCGGCAGTTATGATGAAAGAGGATTTTGGAACTTATCTAAGGTTACTGAAACTCGCGTCATCGAACAACCACAAAAAAATCCTTTAGATACTCAATATCGCTCAGTTAGCACCAGCTTTGCATTACAACGTCTTCAATCAGAAGTAACTCCAGATATCCTCGCTGTTCTTTTAATTTCTCCGGAAAGAATGTCAATCTTCAATCTCAATCGTTTTATTGATCACCTTGATGACAATAAACAAGATAGTAAAACCTATCAATTGGCTCTGTGGAAAAAACTGGTCTACCCCTTTACGATCCTCGTCATGCTCTGCCTCGCTTTGCCATTTGGTTATTTACATGCTCGGTCTGGTGGTATTAGCTTAAAAGTTTTTGGTGGGATTATTTTGGGGATGAGCTTTATTTTATTTAATACCCTGTTCTCACACATCGGACTGTTGGGCTCTTGGCCTCCACTAATGACAGCCATTCTTCCTCTTGGGGTTTATTTAATGATGGCGATCATCGCACTTATATGGGTTTCTAGAAAATGA
- a CDS encoding nitrite/sulfite reductase, giving the protein MYQYDEIDQALVDARVDEFRNQVERRLDGSLPEEEFRPLRLQNGLYLQRHAYMLRVAIPYGILSSRQLEQLAMIANRYDRGYGHFTTRQNIQFNWLKLEESPEILAYLAKVQMHAIQTSGNVVRNITSDPFAGVAHDEQVDPRPICELLRQWSTLHPEFAFLPRKFKIAINGATYDRAVIMAHDVGLLLKKDEHQKMTVDIYAGGGMGRTPLLASLVKSDLPWQQLPSYLNALLRVYNRYGRRDNLYKARIKILVKALGATQFSKEVEDQWIVSRDRSADFTDSELARVAKSFTKPAYKSLSNQTRENMIHQSSATAQKAFSKWLERNTKEHQVSGYISVVVSLKNHQGSAPGDATSEQMMAVAKLAQEFSFSEIRVTHEQNLVLADVEQSRLFALYQELTQHSLARSNIGLLTDMIVCPGGDFCSLANAKSLPIAAAIAEQYDNLDYLYDLGNLSINISGCINSCGHHHVANIGILGVDKDGTEWYQITLGGDQGNDTAIGKVIGPSFSAEQIPSVIAQIIEVFEQHRLAQEAFIETYQRIGMEPFKEFVYQKAERDVEHV; this is encoded by the coding sequence ATGTATCAATACGATGAGATTGACCAGGCATTAGTAGATGCCCGTGTTGATGAGTTTAGAAATCAAGTCGAACGTCGATTAGATGGTTCTCTACCAGAAGAAGAGTTCCGTCCACTTCGCTTACAAAATGGTTTATATCTTCAACGCCACGCATATATGTTGCGAGTAGCGATTCCTTATGGGATCTTAAGTTCAAGACAACTTGAGCAATTGGCGATGATTGCTAATCGCTACGACCGTGGATATGGGCATTTCACTACTCGTCAAAATATTCAATTTAATTGGCTTAAGTTAGAAGAAAGTCCCGAAATCCTGGCCTATCTAGCTAAAGTTCAGATGCATGCTATTCAGACGTCAGGCAATGTTGTACGTAATATTACGAGTGATCCATTTGCGGGAGTTGCTCATGATGAGCAGGTTGATCCAAGACCCATCTGTGAATTACTCCGTCAATGGTCAACCTTACATCCTGAGTTTGCCTTCTTACCCAGAAAATTTAAGATTGCCATTAATGGTGCAACCTATGACCGTGCGGTGATCATGGCTCATGACGTTGGTCTGCTTCTTAAAAAAGATGAGCACCAAAAAATGACAGTTGATATATATGCAGGCGGTGGCATGGGGCGAACCCCGCTGTTAGCCAGTTTAGTTAAAAGTGATTTGCCATGGCAGCAATTGCCCAGTTATTTAAACGCATTATTGCGTGTTTATAACCGCTATGGTCGTAGAGATAATTTGTATAAAGCTAGAATTAAAATACTCGTAAAAGCATTAGGTGCCACGCAATTTTCCAAAGAAGTAGAAGATCAATGGATAGTGAGTCGTGATCGAAGTGCAGATTTTACAGATTCAGAATTAGCGCGTGTAGCGAAGAGTTTTACAAAACCAGCATATAAGAGTTTGAGTAATCAAACCCGTGAAAATATGATTCATCAATCCTCAGCTACGGCACAAAAAGCATTTTCAAAATGGTTAGAACGCAATACAAAAGAGCATCAAGTTTCAGGATATATCAGTGTGGTGGTAAGTTTAAAAAATCATCAAGGAAGTGCGCCAGGTGATGCAACATCTGAGCAAATGATGGCGGTAGCAAAGTTGGCTCAAGAATTTAGTTTTTCAGAGATTCGGGTAACCCATGAGCAAAACTTAGTACTGGCAGATGTTGAACAAAGTAGGCTTTTTGCGTTGTATCAAGAATTAACTCAGCACAGCTTGGCCAGATCCAATATTGGTCTGCTCACAGATATGATTGTTTGTCCTGGTGGTGATTTCTGTTCCCTTGCGAATGCAAAATCGTTGCCGATTGCGGCAGCTATTGCAGAGCAATACGACAATTTAGATTACTTATATGACTTAGGTAATTTAAGTATCAATATCTCTGGATGTATTAATTCTTGCGGGCATCATCATGTTGCCAATATTGGTATTTTGGGTGTGGATAAAGATGGTACCGAGTGGTATCAAATCACACTTGGCGGAGATCAAGGGAATGATACGGCGATTGGTAAGGTCATTGGACCCTCATTTAGTGCAGAACAAATCCCATCGGTGATTGCTCAAATCATTGAAGTATTTGAGCAGCATCGATTAGCGCAGGAAGCATTTATTGAAACCTATCAAAGAATTGGTATGGAGCCCTTTAAAGAATTTGTATATCAAAAGGCTGAAAGGGATGTTGAACATGTCTAA
- a CDS encoding CbiX/SirB N-terminal domain-containing protein has translation MKAVIFFGHGARDIRWREPFDRLAHLWTSQSPDIQAKVAFLELMSPSLPEAIAEYCAMGLVDVVVIPVFFGQGGHLRKDLPVILDQCREQFPEINLSTSPAVGESDEVLQSIIHFTMAQIT, from the coding sequence ATGAAAGCTGTTATTTTTTTTGGTCATGGCGCAAGGGATATCAGATGGCGCGAACCTTTTGATCGCCTGGCTCATCTCTGGACTTCTCAATCGCCTGATATTCAAGCAAAAGTGGCTTTTTTAGAATTAATGTCCCCTTCTTTACCAGAGGCAATTGCTGAGTACTGCGCAATGGGTTTGGTTGATGTGGTGGTGATCCCAGTTTTTTTTGGACAAGGCGGTCACCTGCGTAAAGACTTACCTGTTATCTTAGATCAATGTCGCGAGCAATTTCCGGAAATCAACTTAAGCACTTCTCCGGCTGTTGGTGAGAGCGATGAAGTTTTGCAATCGATCATCCACTTCACTATGGCGCAAATCACCTAG
- a CDS encoding DUF3606 domain-containing protein — MSHAQDAATISDEKHELDYVAKKYNCSVEQVKQAKKDAGTNERQAVYAALEKILGK; from the coding sequence ATGTCACATGCACAAGATGCAGCAACCATTAGCGATGAGAAACACGAATTAGATTATGTTGCTAAAAAATATAATTGTTCAGTAGAACAAGTTAAGCAAGCAAAGAAAGATGCTGGAACAAATGAGCGTCAAGCCGTTTATGCTGCTTTGGAAAAGATTTTAGGTAAATAA
- a CDS encoding inorganic phosphate transporter: protein MRPNLDAKPNMITAIIFIGLLVAGLLYSAYSISNDVTATNHGVPVTNWVPFLLLGVALLIALGFEFVNGFHDTANAVATVIYTNALPANFAVIWSGFFNFLGVLVSSGAVAFGIISLLPVELILQVGSSSGFAMVFALLIAAIIWNLGTWWLGLPASSSHTLIGSIIGVGVANALMHGRDATSGVDWAQASKVGYSLLLSPLIGFCAAALLLYAMKVVVKNKDLFTEPKKGKAPPAWIRGLLILTCTGVSFAHGSNDGQKGMGLIMLILIGCVPTAYALNSAMTQDQSAAFVALSEKTSTKLANILPAAGSARVESREVLSEYVRTKEMNPNVIPALGEMAGNIGKQVKDSGSIAGLPTDSVSNVRNDMYLASETIKILEKKKELANLDKDLVGDLKAFKSNTDTATKFIPTWVKVAVAIALGLGTMVGWKRIVVTVGEKIGKTHLTYGQGASAELVAMTTIFAADHYGLPVSTTQVLSSGVAGTMVANGSGMQASTIRSLALAWILTLPVAMCLSASLFFLFSQIF, encoded by the coding sequence ATGCGTCCTAATTTGGATGCAAAACCGAACATGATTACGGCAATTATTTTTATTGGTTTACTCGTTGCTGGTTTGTTGTACTCAGCTTATAGTATTTCTAATGACGTCACAGCAACCAATCATGGCGTTCCAGTGACTAATTGGGTGCCCTTTCTTTTATTAGGCGTTGCTCTTTTAATTGCTCTTGGTTTTGAGTTTGTGAATGGATTTCACGACACTGCAAACGCGGTGGCAACAGTGATTTATACCAATGCATTACCTGCCAATTTTGCGGTTATTTGGTCAGGTTTCTTTAACTTCTTAGGTGTACTTGTTTCAAGTGGCGCTGTGGCGTTCGGTATTATTTCCTTATTACCGGTAGAGTTAATTCTGCAAGTTGGCTCTTCTTCGGGATTTGCAATGGTATTTGCCTTGTTAATCGCTGCAATTATTTGGAATCTTGGAACTTGGTGGTTAGGCTTACCAGCGTCTTCCTCACACACACTTATTGGTTCAATTATTGGTGTTGGTGTGGCAAATGCACTCATGCACGGTCGTGATGCAACAAGTGGTGTCGATTGGGCACAAGCTTCAAAAGTTGGTTACTCATTATTACTCTCACCATTAATTGGTTTTTGTGCGGCAGCACTTTTGTTATATGCAATGAAGGTTGTGGTGAAGAACAAAGATTTATTTACAGAGCCTAAAAAAGGTAAGGCTCCGCCTGCATGGATTCGTGGCTTGCTTATCTTGACTTGTACAGGTGTGTCATTTGCTCACGGTTCAAATGACGGTCAAAAAGGTATGGGTTTAATCATGCTGATCTTAATTGGTTGTGTTCCGACTGCTTATGCTCTAAATTCTGCAATGACACAAGATCAATCTGCTGCATTCGTTGCTTTGTCAGAAAAAACGTCCACAAAATTAGCGAATATTCTGCCAGCAGCAGGCTCTGCTAGGGTTGAAAGTCGTGAAGTTCTCTCAGAATATGTCCGTACAAAAGAGATGAATCCAAATGTTATTCCTGCACTTGGTGAAATGGCGGGGAATATTGGTAAGCAAGTAAAAGACAGTGGTTCTATTGCTGGTTTGCCAACGGATTCTGTTTCTAACGTCAGAAATGATATGTACTTAGCATCTGAGACGATTAAGATTTTAGAAAAGAAAAAAGAATTAGCTAATTTAGATAAAGATCTTGTTGGCGATTTAAAAGCATTTAAATCCAATACAGATACCGCAACAAAATTCATTCCAACTTGGGTGAAGGTTGCTGTGGCGATTGCTCTTGGACTGGGTACGATGGTTGGTTGGAAGCGTATCGTTGTAACCGTTGGTGAAAAGATTGGTAAGACGCATTTAACTTACGGTCAGGGCGCCTCAGCTGAGTTAGTTGCTATGACTACCATCTTTGCAGCTGACCACTATGGTTTACCTGTCTCGACGACGCAAGTTTTATCTTCAGGCGTTGCTGGGACGATGGTTGCAAATGGCTCTGGAATGCAGGCAAGTACGATTCGTAGCTTAGCCTTAGCTTGGATCTTAACCCTCCCTGTAGCGATGTGTTTATCCGCATCACTCTTCTTCCTGTTTAGTCAAATTTTTTAA
- a CDS encoding GTP-binding protein: MQTGLLRFITAGSVDDGKSTLIGRLLFDTKAVLTDQLAALGKTKYARVTSSDAAVDLALLTDGLEAEREQGITIDVAYRYFATAKRKFIVADAPGHEQYTRNLVTGASQADAAVILVDISRLDLTSPKLQLLAQTIRHSAILKLLGISHLIFAVNKMDLYEFSQSHFEKVSAAIHELVEQLHLPDVTIIPIAALLGDNVVDPSKRTPWYQGPTLLACLEQLEFTPQLKHQKSDLRFPVQLVARQDGSRSEDYRGYLGRIEAGMITVGQEIRIEPAAIFAKVKTIHLAHHTMHHSNDNSVLQAHAGQVVAIELDRDCDVSRGDMILDANNHEVLITKQVLADICWLNREPLSLQRKYILRQTTNQVVAKIKSIDHVFDVSTVTNMQHQDLIQMNDIGRIQIHLQKNIVADKFDDSLSTGAFILIDEVSNHTVAAGMIREGGIHS, from the coding sequence ATGCAAACAGGATTATTGCGTTTCATTACAGCTGGAAGTGTTGATGATGGTAAAAGTACCTTAATTGGACGACTTTTATTTGATACAAAAGCAGTCCTAACCGATCAGTTGGCAGCTCTTGGTAAAACTAAGTATGCCCGTGTTACCTCAAGTGATGCTGCAGTTGATTTAGCTTTATTGACAGATGGTTTAGAGGCTGAGCGTGAGCAAGGGATTACGATTGATGTTGCCTATCGTTACTTCGCCACTGCAAAACGTAAATTTATAGTTGCAGATGCCCCAGGTCATGAACAGTACACACGAAATTTGGTTACGGGAGCTTCTCAAGCGGATGCTGCAGTTATCTTAGTCGATATTAGTCGACTCGATTTAACGAGTCCAAAGCTTCAATTGCTTGCGCAAACGATTCGGCATAGTGCGATATTGAAGCTATTGGGTATAAGTCATTTGATCTTTGCAGTTAATAAAATGGATTTATATGAATTTTCACAATCTCATTTTGAAAAAGTAAGTGCTGCGATTCATGAACTTGTTGAACAGCTTCATTTACCAGATGTGACGATTATTCCAATTGCAGCATTATTGGGGGATAACGTGGTCGATCCAAGTAAAAGGACTCCTTGGTATCAGGGGCCAACCTTATTGGCTTGTTTAGAGCAGTTAGAGTTCACACCTCAGCTAAAACATCAAAAAAGTGATTTACGCTTTCCTGTGCAACTAGTTGCTAGACAAGATGGCAGTAGGAGTGAAGATTACCGTGGATATTTAGGACGTATTGAAGCTGGCATGATTACAGTTGGTCAAGAAATCAGGATTGAGCCTGCGGCTATCTTTGCCAAAGTGAAAACCATTCACCTTGCTCATCACACTATGCATCATTCGAATGATAATTCAGTTTTACAAGCGCATGCTGGGCAAGTGGTTGCTATTGAACTCGATAGAGATTGTGATGTTTCTCGTGGTGATATGATCCTTGATGCAAACAATCATGAAGTGCTGATCACCAAACAAGTACTGGCAGATATTTGTTGGTTAAACCGTGAGCCTTTATCGCTGCAACGAAAATATATTTTGCGTCAAACAACGAATCAAGTAGTTGCCAAGATAAAGTCGATTGATCACGTATTTGATGTGAGTACAGTAACCAATATGCAACATCAAGATTTGATTCAAATGAACGATATTGGGCGGATTCAGATTCATTTGCAAAAGAATATTGTGGCGGATAAGTTTGATGATTCTTTGAGTACAGGTGCATTTATTCTGATTGATGAAGTCAGCAATCATACAGTTGCGGCAGGCATGATTCGTGAAGGTGGCATTCATTCATGA
- a CDS encoding phosphoadenylyl-sulfate reductase yields MPESHVTLAQVDHLFERLVTRLKQIADKYQDVRFATSLAAEDMVITDAIAKENIRIQLFTLNTGRLHQSTLDMHQLVQEHYKIHIQAIEPNSELVKQFVLERGLNGFYHSEDAKKKCCDIRKVQPLQKALQGADAWLTGQRREQAVTRAQLEFEEQDQARGITKFNPIFDFSEKEIWAYLQKRQVPIHALHLQGYPSIGCEPCTRAIKQNEDIRAGRWWWLQQDSKECGLHVAESVEK; encoded by the coding sequence ATTCCAGAATCACATGTGACTTTAGCTCAAGTGGACCACTTGTTCGAAAGATTAGTTACACGCCTCAAACAAATTGCAGATAAATATCAAGATGTACGTTTTGCAACGAGTTTAGCTGCAGAGGATATGGTGATTACCGATGCGATTGCTAAAGAAAATATCCGTATTCAACTTTTTACCTTGAATACGGGTAGGTTGCATCAATCCACTCTTGATATGCATCAATTGGTACAAGAACACTATAAGATCCATATCCAAGCTATAGAACCCAATTCAGAACTAGTGAAGCAATTTGTTCTTGAGCGCGGACTTAACGGCTTTTATCATTCTGAAGATGCGAAAAAAAAATGCTGTGATATCAGAAAAGTTCAGCCCTTGCAAAAGGCTTTGCAAGGGGCAGATGCCTGGTTAACAGGACAACGCCGTGAACAAGCGGTGACACGTGCGCAATTAGAATTTGAAGAACAAGATCAGGCTCGTGGGATAACTAAATTTAATCCTATTTTTGATTTTTCTGAAAAAGAAATATGGGCCTATTTACAAAAACGTCAGGTGCCGATTCATGCCTTACATCTGCAAGGTTATCCAAGTATCGGCTGTGAGCCCTGCACCAGAGCAATTAAACAAAATGAAGATATACGAGCTGGTCGTTGGTGGTGGTTACAACAAGATAGTAAAGAGTGTGGTTTGCACGTTGCAGAGAGTGTAGAAAAATGA